A window of the Candidatus Binatia bacterium genome harbors these coding sequences:
- a CDS encoding YgiT-type zinc finger protein produces MCGAGMNRISTDLPFKLSEDRIVIFKQLPVLQCNACREYLIEDAVMARIDTLLRQADNTAELEVIRYAA; encoded by the coding sequence ATCTGTGGCGCCGGTATGAATCGGATCAGTACCGACCTGCCGTTTAAGCTGTCGGAAGACCGGATTGTCATCTTCAAGCAACTGCCGGTTTTGCAGTGTAACGCATGCCGAGAGTATCTGATTGAGGATGCGGTCATGGCACGCATCGACACTCTGCTTAGGCAAGCAGACAATACGGCTGAACTCGAAGTGATCCGCTACGCCGCGTGA
- a CDS encoding Panacea domain-containing protein, whose amino-acid sequence MKFILNKRKAAQAAAYLVKLHGGKMDLLLLIKLLYLADRTALIKAGYSITGDKMVSMELGPVLSAIYDATKPKHREDDLWWHDYISERQETTLYTVKDDSETDELSQFELKILDEVYQKYGHMDPFQLSEWTHTLPEYADPHGGSLPIDPTIILKDAGKSEEEIRELTQLSEEVAFLKSLQK is encoded by the coding sequence GTGAAATTTATCCTGAACAAAAGGAAAGCTGCTCAAGCTGCCGCTTACTTAGTCAAACTTCATGGCGGCAAAATGGATTTACTCCTACTCATTAAGCTATTATATCTTGCAGACCGAACTGCTTTGATAAAAGCGGGATACTCAATTACGGGCGACAAGATGGTTTCAATGGAATTGGGTCCTGTTCTAAGCGCAATCTATGATGCTACAAAGCCTAAGCACCGGGAAGATGATTTGTGGTGGCATGATTATATTTCGGAACGCCAGGAAACAACGCTATACACAGTCAAAGATGATTCGGAAACCGACGAACTTTCACAGTTTGAACTAAAAATCCTAGACGAAGTCTATCAGAAATACGGCCACATGGATCCGTTTCAACTTTCAGAGTGGACTCATACGCTTCCCGAATACGCAGATCCCCACGGTGGTTCTTTGCCGATTGATCCCACTATAATTTTGAAAGATGCAGGAAAGAGCGAAGAAGAGATCCGGGAACTCACTCAGCTTTCCGAAGAAGTCGCTTTTCTTAAGAGTCTTCAGAAATAG
- a CDS encoding GFA family protein codes for MIYRGSCHCGAVQLEVEAPERITCQECNCSICSKSAFLHLIVPKSKFKLLSGEENLTTYSFNTGTAQHRFCKTCGVKSFYIPRSNPDGYDVNVRCLQPQPKELTIDPFDGKNWELHAPRLAHLSKET; via the coding sequence ATGATCTACCGGGGCAGTTGCCACTGCGGAGCGGTGCAGCTCGAAGTGGAAGCGCCCGAACGGATCACCTGCCAAGAGTGCAACTGCTCGATCTGTTCAAAATCCGCGTTCCTGCACCTCATCGTCCCGAAATCCAAATTCAAACTCCTGAGCGGCGAAGAAAACCTCACGACTTACTCCTTCAACACAGGAACAGCGCAGCACAGGTTCTGCAAAACCTGCGGCGTGAAGTCATTCTACATCCCGCGCTCCAATCCCGACGGCTACGACGTCAACGTCCGCTGCCTTCAGCCGCAACCAAAAGAGTTGACCATCGATCCGTTCGACGGAAAAAACTGGGAACTGCACGCGCCCAGGTTGGCGCATCTGAGCAAAGAAACATAA
- a CDS encoding antitoxin family protein: protein MTKTIEAVFDGKVLRPHDALTLEPNTRVRITIEPAEPTAKGGVSFLDTALSLKLDGPQDCAVNIGRSCDKI, encoded by the coding sequence ATGACTAAGACCATAGAAGCAGTTTTTGACGGAAAGGTCCTTCGTCCTCACGACGCGCTCACACTTGAGCCGAATACTCGCGTGCGGATTACGATCGAACCGGCAGAGCCAACTGCCAAAGGCGGTGTTTCTTTTCTGGATACCGCGCTCTCACTGAAGCTGGACGGACCACAAGACTGCGCGGTGAATATTGGACGCTCATGCGATAAGATCTGA
- a CDS encoding PilZ domain-containing protein, whose protein sequence is MRQFIRHPSDVPIEVRSAGDSDYVGRGGKNVGFGGLAFLSDTAIKPETIVALRMPCLRPVFEVTTARVAWCKNEGGQYAVGVQFLDADVAFRVRMVEQICHIENYRRDVEIQDGRKLTTEEAAKEWIRLYGSSFPNP, encoded by the coding sequence ATGCGTCAGTTCATCCGACACCCCTCGGATGTGCCGATTGAGGTTCGCTCCGCCGGCGACAGCGACTATGTAGGCCGAGGCGGCAAGAATGTCGGCTTTGGCGGTCTTGCATTCCTTTCGGACACGGCGATCAAGCCGGAAACCATCGTCGCCTTGCGTATGCCGTGTTTGCGTCCCGTCTTCGAAGTGACAACGGCCCGAGTGGCATGGTGTAAAAACGAAGGCGGCCAATACGCCGTCGGCGTCCAGTTTCTCGACGCCGACGTGGCGTTCCGGGTGCGCATGGTCGAGCAGATCTGCCACATCGAGAACTACCGACGCGACGTCGAGATTCAAGACGGGCGCAAGCTCACGACCGAAGAAGCCGCGAAAGAATGGATCAGGCTGTACGGATCGTCGTTCCCGAATCCGTGA